A stretch of Eleutherodactylus coqui strain aEleCoq1 chromosome 9, aEleCoq1.hap1, whole genome shotgun sequence DNA encodes these proteins:
- the IRX4 gene encoding iroquois-class homeodomain protein IRX-4, translating to MSYPQFGYPYSSTPQFLMTTNSLSTCCESSGRTLSDPAAAASAQTPVYCPVYESRLLATARHELNSAAALGVYGSPYTASQGYGNYVTYGTDASAFYSLNTFDSKDGTGSAHAGIAQTAAYYPYDHTLSQYQYDRYGTMDGGTRRKNATRETTSTLKAWLQEHRKNPYPTKGEKIMLAIITKMTLTQVSTWFANARRRLKKENKMTWPPRNKCSDEKRPYDEDEEDEEDESSKDIKSEKKIEEEATGREDKDLDLSDLDDFDTIESESSECELKQPFHHQSQQEGHQMRTRDCVGDHCKDVILKMPLTVSSVEQDIDRAKNCLKSVVDECDQDLMRLRQRGCESKICFQQQSQQLLDSKPRIWSLAHTATSLNQTEYPSCMLKHQGVSSPSSSSSSSSSSAVSTPVCVIDRRQDSPVTSLRNWVDGVFHDPLFRHSTLNQALTNTTVSWATTKGSILEGRSVGTPTNMTKGQNNNKEFITFPKSGSKMFCS from the exons ATGTCCTATCCGCAGTTTGGGTATCCGTACTCCTCCACACCTCAG TTCTTGATGACCACCAATTCCTTGTCAACCTGCTGCGAATCAAGTGGAAGGACTCTGTCAGATCCAGCTGCTGCAGCCTCTGCTCAGACCCCCGTCTATTGTCCTGTGTACGAGAGCAGGCTGCTGGCCACTGCCAGGCATGAGCTCAACTCTGCAGCTGCTttaggagtttatgggagcccATATACAGCCTCTCAGGGCTATGGCAACTATGTTACATATGGCACTGATGCTTCAGCCTTCTATTCTCTG AACACATTTGATTCAAAGGATGGCACAGGATCTGCGCATGCGGGTATTGCCCAGACTGCTGCTTACTATCCTTATGATCACACCCTGAGCCAGTACCAATATGACAG GTATGGGACAATGGATGGAGGTACTCGCAGGAAGAATGCTACTCGTGAAACCACCAGCACCTTGAAAGCCTGGTTACAAGAGCACAGGAAGAACCCTTATCCCACCAAGGGTGAGAAGATCATGCTGGCCATCATCACCAAGATGACCCTCACCCAGGTCTCCACGTGGTTTGCCAATGCCAGGAGGAGGCTCAAGAAAGAGAACAAGATGACCTGGCCACCAAGAAACAAATGTTCTGATGAGAAACGTCCTTATGATGAAGACGAGGAAGATGAGGAAGACGAGTCTTCAAAGGACATTAAAAGTGAGAAGAAGATAGAAG AGGAAGCCACGGGAAGAGAAGACAAAGACCTAGACCTAAGTGACCTGGACGACTTTGATACAATAGAGTCTGAAAGCTCTGAATGTGAGTTGAAACAACCATTTCACCACCAGTCCCAACAAGAAGGACACCAAATGAGGACCAGAGATTGTGTCGGTGACCATTGCAAAGATGTTATTCTCAAAATGCCACTGACAGTTTCTTCAGTAGAACAAGACATTGACAGGGCTAAGAACTGTCTAAAAAGTGTTGTTGATGAATGTGACCAAGACTTAATGAGACTAAGGCAAAGGGGCTGTGAGTCCAAAATATGCTTTCAGCAGCAAAGTCAACAACTACTGGACTCCAAACCAAGAATATGGTCTCTGGCCCACACAGCCACCTCTCTGAATCAAACTGAGTATCCATCCTGCATGTTAAAACACCAAGGGGTGTCCTCTCCGtcttcctcctcatcttcctcctcttcttctgctGTGTCCACTCCAGTTTGCGTTATTGACAGGCGGCAGGATTCTCCTGTAACGAGTCTCAGAAATTGGGTTGATGGAGTTTTTCACGACCCTTTGTTTAGACACAGTACTTTGAACCAGGCGCTCACCAACACCACCGTATCCTGGGCCACCACTAAAGGAAGCATTCTTGAAGGACGTTCTGTTGGGACCCCTACTAATATGACTAAAGGACAGAACAATAATAAGGAGTTTATTACATTTCCTAAGTCTGGGAGCAAAATGTTCTGCTCCTAA